The genomic DNA GATATGTCATTCACAAAAATTTTTAAAGCGAATTGCGTCTACGGTAATCTCGGCTCTTCTGTCGACATCCCAGAAAATCCCGCATATTTCAAAAGTATTTGCCGCCCGAGTGCAGGGGTTTCACAATTGCGGCTGTCCTATTTTCGGCTATAATACGCCGCTGGATTAAGGTGAACCATCCTCATTGCACCTTAAATCCATCCATTGGAGAGCATGAATTGTCGATTAAATACAAGGTTCTCATCATTGTCGGGGCGGTTGTAGGGCTTTACGTCGCGCTCTACCTTGCCCTGCTGAGATTTCTCGTACTTGAAAGTTTCCACCGCCTGGAGGTATCCGAAGCCGAAGAGGACATGAAAAGATGCGTTAAGACTCTGAACCGGGAGTTGTTTTACTTGGAGCGCACCTGCGACGATTACGCCGCTTGGGACGATACCTATCTTTACATTCAGGGACTTAACAAGCAATTCGAACCCGTTAACCTGCTTCCAGAGACATACATTGACAACAACCTTGCCGTCATTATCATTTGCAATAAGCTGGGAGAGGTCAAGTACTCGGGAGCATATATCATACCGGAAATGACGCCTTTGGAAGTACCCGGCCTAACCGACCGCACAAGCTTGGAAAACAGCCCTATATTCGACGATCTCACAATCGCGAAAAGTTCTTCGGACATATACTTTTCCGATCACGGCCCACTCCTCGTAACAGCAATGCCCATTTTGCGCAGCGATAATACGGGTCCTCCGATGGGATGCTTCGTAATGGGGCGCCTTTTGAATGAAACGTTGCTAAACGCGATGTCGCGTCAAATAGAAGTAGATTTCGAGATTTGGCCTTTGCTGGAAGGAAAATACCCGAGTGAATACGCCAAAAGCGTGGTTACCCGGTTTTCTACGCAGCAAGGCTTCATCATCGACGTTCAACCAAAAACCCTTAACGTGTTTTCGGTATTCAGCATCGGTGTTTCCGGCAACTCGCTATTAATCAAGTCCACATTCAATCGGGACATTTCAGCCAAAGGCAGACAGATTGTCCTAAACGCTTCGCTATCAGTGGTTCTGTCAGGTCTCCTGATAGGGCTTGCGGTTATTATCTTCTTGCGCAGAACACTCCTTGAACCGCTCATGGCCGTCGCCAACAGTGCGGGATATTCTGCGCATTTGGAGCATCACTTCGGAAGTTCGGCGTTACGCCGTAAAGACGAAATCGGAATTCTGGAGGCAAGCGTAAAGGCCTACCAGGAAAGCTTGCGAAAGCTGGCAACGGACCTTTCGCTTGCAGAAGAGAAGCAGAGAAGGATTATCGCTGCGAGACTGCACGATAGCGTGGGACATAATTTGGCAGCTCTTCAGATGAAACTCGAAGACCTGCAGGAACTTGAGGATTCCCCGGAAAACCGCGATAAAATCGGACTGCTTCGCGAATTGGTAAAGTGCTCGATAGACGATGTGCGCAGCCTGATATTCGAAATCAGTCCGCCGCTGTTGTACGAACTGGGATTGGGCGCGGCAGTCGGATGGCAAATGGACCAGCTCAGGGAAAGGCATGGAATCGGCGGTGTTTTAAACGATGCTTCGCTTAAGGCTTCTATTCCTCCGGATGTCAGCGTCGTGCTTTACCAAGCTCTAAAGGAACTTTTGTTCAACGTTGCAAAGCATTCAAAAGCGAAGCAAGTGAAGGTGGCTATGGGTAGCAGCTCTAACAATGTCTGGGCGACAATTGAGGATGACGGTATCGGATTCGATCCTTCCAAAATCGGACCGCATCCGCAGGGAGGATTCGGATTGTTCAGCGTACGCGAGCGCTTGGCATCGCTCGGCGGCCGCATGGTTGTGGAGTCGCTCCCGGAAAAAGGAACGAAAATTAGGATCGAGCTGCCGCTGGATCCGTCCGGGGATTGAACGCGAGGTAAATATGGCAATAAGAATTATCATCGCCGATGATCACAAGCTATTCAGGGAAGGACTGCATTCCCTGCTGGAAAAACTGCCGGGCGTTGAGATAATCGGCGAAGCCGACAACGGCAGGGACACCATTCAGCTCGTTTCCAAGCTTTCGCCCCACATCGTAATAATGGATATATCAATGCCCGGACTCAACGGCATCGAGGCGACCGTGCAACTTTCCAAGAAATGCCCGAATACGAAGGTGATTGCGCTTTCCATGCATTCCGACCGGCGATTCGTAACGGAAATGCTCAAGGCGGGAGCGTATGCGTATCTGGTAAAGGACTGCGCGCGAAAGGATTTAGAGGACGCTATCCGCGCCGTTAGTGCGGGCCAAAAGTTCCTTAGCCCGCAAATTGCCGGCGTGGTGATCAGCGATTACGTTCAAATTCTTGCGGATGAAACCGAAGCACCCGAAGCGGACAAGCTCTCGTCCCGAGAAAGGGAGGTTTTGCAGCTGATTGCAGAAGGCAAAAACGTAAAGGAAATCGCCCTAATATTGGACATCAGTCCTAAGACCGTGGAGTTTCACAGAAAACGCATTATGAACAAAGTGGGTGCGAAGACCATTGCAGAGCTGACGAAGTACGCCATAAAAATGGGTTTCACTTCGCTATAGGCCGGCCAAGCACAAAGCAGCAACCTGATGCGGGCCGCAAAACGGCCTGCAATGCAAGGCTTTTGGACGTTGACATCCAGGTTTTTCCTAGTCGAGAACGCGCTTCGATACCAGTATTATTTATAGGTTATGCACAATGCAAATGTGCAGCCATACGGAGGTTATGACCGATGCTAGGAAAGCTGGCTAATCGTCGAGGCACGGTTTTGATGCTTGCCCTCGTCTTGGGGGCGGCGACCGTCATCCTTTTGGTGGCAATCGTCAGCTTCGGCTACGGCTCGATGATATTCACCGCAGGCCGGACGAATTACATAAATTCGTTCGCACTGGCGGAAACCGCGCTCAACAGGACGCTTTTGAACCTAAGAAACAATCCCGGAATTCTGGAGGAGCCGATAGACGCGAACTTCCCCTACGAGGGTTCCAAGCTGATCCAGTGGCTTAAGGACGAAGCGCCCGGATATGTGGAAGGCGATATGAAGATGATCCTTCAGAATCCCAATTACGCAATCGGAGTCGGAACCGATCAGGAATATACGAGATGCGTTCGCGTGCAGTACGGAACCGGGACTATGCCTGACGCACCCGCGGCGATGTACATGGACGGCGAAGATATCGCGCCTGGACTAAGCGGCGCCGCTTTCACCGTGGACGGCTACGACCACAGGTCGCTTTCCACAACCCGCGACGGTCCGGGAGATCCCGTCGCCGGAATGGCCGTCACAAACGCAGACACTTACGACGACTGGATCGACTTCTTCCAAAGCAGCCCGTCCATGAAAAACAAAGGCAAGAAAATCCAGGGAGAAGGGGATTTCACGCCGAACATCGTCAACACGGGCGAAGTCATCGACATACCGACGGTTGCCGACCAATACGCGGAGATGGCAACGCGGATTATCGACGGCGAAACGCATATCACCGATTCGACCGATCCGTACGACGGCGACGAGTATTGGGGTGTTCCCGACGAGCCGGAAGTGGTTTTGGTTGAAAACGACGTAATAATCAACGGGAACTTCTCGGGCTGCGGCGTGCTGGTAATCGAAGGCAACCTTGAAGTCAAAGGCAATTTCACCTGGCAGGGTTTGGTGATTGTCATGGGCGACTTCACCGTCGGTATCGGCAGCGCGGAAATCTGGGGAGCGATGCTGATCAACAAGGACACCGCCACCTTGACGGTTGACATCGGAGGCAGCTTCGATATGCGCTATTCCACCGAAGCCCTGGGATTTTTGGGCGACCAGTTCTATATCCTTCGCGATACGTGGGAGGAACTGTAATGAGACGCAACCGCCGCGGTTTCAGCCTCATAGAGTTGATGATCGCGATAGTGGTTATCGCGATTATGTTCATTTCCGCCCTCGCGATTTTCTTTCAGACCGTACACGTGCAGTTGACTTCGGAAGACCAGGCAATCGCTAACAACCTGGCGCGCGCCGCGATCGAGGAAGTCAAAAGCATCAGATGGAGCCGAATTCCACTCGACAGCACCGGCACTGGATACCTTGACCCTCCGCGCAATACGATCGCGAACGATTTCGTGACCGACGACGGGGAGCTTCGCGTGGTGCGGACGATAGAGATACCGGAAACCAACATAAAAAGAATTTCGGTCAACGTGTATCAGATTGACGTTTCCGGTCGTCCCGGCGAACAGGATGTGCCGATAGTCACGCTTGTAGAAGACATCTACAAGTTCGGGATGTGATTGCAATGATGCGCCTGAAACAAAACGAGAAGGGAATCACGCTTATCGAGTTGATGATCGTTTCATTGATCATCGGCATAATCACAATGGGAGTCGCCTCGCTGTACATTTCGTCTGCCGAAACAACAATGATGGTGCAGCAGCGCTCCGACGCCACCTTCACCGCGCAGGAAGGCGTGGAACGGATGGTGGATTTGGTCCGCAATTCGGATGGATTGTTGGAAATCGGGCCGGATGAATTCGCGCTGAACGAGCGGGGCGAAAAAACCGTATTTACCTACAACTCCGAAAAACAAACACTGCTAAAAGACGGTAACGCTTACGCTACAGGGGTCACCGCGTTTACGCCCTCTTATTACGATGCAGATGGAAATCCGACGACCGACGCGGCAAGCGTGGTCAAGGTCGAATTCGACATAACCGCCAAATCAAAGGACGAGGAAAAGTCGCTCGACACATTCGTGATTATCAGGCGCTTGGTGTAAACGCCGCATCTCTGTACAGGCGCGCATTCCGTCCCGGTTGAAACTGAAGACTTCAACACATGGAATAACGCGCAACCCAAAATTATCTCATCCCCTTCATCCGCTTTCGCTTCCGATCCGTGACCAACCTTACCGGCAGTCGAATCCATTGCAAAGGTACTAATCGCTCGATTGGTTATCGA from bacterium includes the following:
- a CDS encoding type II secretion system protein translates to MRRNRRGFSLIELMIAIVVIAIMFISALAIFFQTVHVQLTSEDQAIANNLARAAIEEVKSIRWSRIPLDSTGTGYLDPPRNTIANDFVTDDGELRVVRTIEIPETNIKRISVNVYQIDVSGRPGEQDVPIVTLVEDIYKFGM
- a CDS encoding response regulator transcription factor — protein: MAIRIIIADDHKLFREGLHSLLEKLPGVEIIGEADNGRDTIQLVSKLSPHIVIMDISMPGLNGIEATVQLSKKCPNTKVIALSMHSDRRFVTEMLKAGAYAYLVKDCARKDLEDAIRAVSAGQKFLSPQIAGVVISDYVQILADETEAPEADKLSSREREVLQLIAEGKNVKEIALILDISPKTVEFHRKRIMNKVGAKTIAELTKYAIKMGFTSL
- a CDS encoding prepilin-type N-terminal cleavage/methylation domain-containing protein, whose amino-acid sequence is MMRLKQNEKGITLIELMIVSLIIGIITMGVASLYISSAETTMMVQQRSDATFTAQEGVERMVDLVRNSDGLLEIGPDEFALNERGEKTVFTYNSEKQTLLKDGNAYATGVTAFTPSYYDADGNPTTDAASVVKVEFDITAKSKDEEKSLDTFVIIRRLV